In one Culex quinquefasciatus strain JHB chromosome 2, VPISU_Cqui_1.0_pri_paternal, whole genome shotgun sequence genomic region, the following are encoded:
- the LOC6038912 gene encoding protein timeless isoform X5 translates to MEWLLANPQINSTFGSLGAVVDEVYLVSEDCLVNLEEIIGKLAVEDTTLRTFRRAIGFGQNVKNDIVPLLVHAKDSKILDPTIRLLVNLTVPAECLLPVDLVSKSEIGRHTIFELNKLLITSKEAFVDWKTTKAVIDYMKSILEKDSKLSIQNCDSINNCLLLLRNILHVPEVNTPGETKPAHSTSLQNQILWNLFTQSVDKLLIYLMSCPQRAFWAVTMAQLVALMYKDQHISTLQKLLSFWFESTLSESSEDNESNTSPPQQCSGDSSPMLTSDPTSDSSDNGSSKMNTSISKDPSEAEQVSRMGTEFPTQIIVARAIKSHQIYHQTMGTTCAAKHPTQPAHPHDPKAPLVTTNSPPGVENSTVSPKLPSDLHAFQSPFQVQPKLATSTSSPTGAPASKVDTSPKTSPSPPTTPSPAISCKDLSDDPKSPSSGQESTGPSSTTGIKNQASLSETSDCGYGTQAEKESISTSSNEDDGPNQKPQHQKPPPNQKQRFNAANKQRNPAAVPDKKELRRKKLVKRSKSNIITMKGLIHHVPTDDDISNILKEFTVDFLLKGYGFLVQELHAQLLSDLVQIDTSHFFWLVTYFLKFASQLELDIEHVNTVLSYDIVSYLTYEGVMLCEQLEQLTRVAQNDIKPCLRRIHLVVTAIREFLQALETYKKSSHLTKEDRELLKTLQLQIGSTDDLKCLFVLLLRCYNPSLQSKQYLQDLIVTNHSLLLLLDGIRDIPGANVTDMLSHIRQFATVEIMHQYGLMLEDFRENGAFVNDCIFTMMHHVGGDLGLMNVLFQPNILKTFSLIWETEYEICDDWSDLIEYVIHKFINTPQPSPLTLTSTLPDLSSQLLSSNLMSTWTQEDKDSLQWYYVQCKQSKCMVADILRLFEENGNQQKTRVSIIEQLWEQDIVTLSQYDELMKLENPDYERNVQTPGFSVASAKSEKMDDDNRPSSKAVDDIQVLRDRLFKENKGKLVVWLQKSLLDCCFVKLNLLSGTVVVMEPVPYHCILQKKSIPIVPWNLEQFNVLSYQPFVLLLHKLGFHLPADARKMFVRIPEFWTADILYNIALKLGPLEKSIIKFDLKHLNKALSMEKQTKSEPFPVSDGVIKPDIYGTLARSNKSNPVRSGYTPDVTTNWLQVVMRNKAAAESASSTRAMEIPVTPQVIVSTGATLHPSNGTTGGGKPASHPKLAHDLSIIVEAASNDELPVGEEDDDDELDRSDGPALAGHDVVSDCETASVASDLTRMYVSDEEDKHDIVPQIL, encoded by the exons ATGGAATGGTTGCTAGCGAATCCGCAGATTAACAGCACTTTTGGTTCGCTCGGTGCAGTCGTGGATGAAGTGTACCTGGTGAGTGAGGACTGTCTCGTGAATCTGGAGGAAATTATCGGCAAATTGGCCGTCGAAGATACTACGCTGAGAACATTCCGAAGGGCGATTGGGTTTGGTCAGAATGTTAAGAACGATATTGTCCCGTTGTTGGTTCATGCCAAGGATTCTAAGATTCTCGATCCGACAATTCGGTTACTGGTGAATCTGACCGTGCCGGCGGAATGCTTACTTCCGGTGGATCTGGTCTCCAAGTCGGAGATTGGACGCCACACCATTTTCGAGTTGAACAAACTGCTCATAACCAGCAAGGAAGCGTTTGTCGACTGGAAAACAACCAAGGCAGTTATCGATTATATGAAGTCCATCCTCGAGAAGGACAGCAAGctatcgattcagaattgtgacAGTATTAACAATTGTTTGTTGCTATTACGGAACATTCTGCATGTTCCTGAGGTGAACACGCCTGGTGAAACGAAGCCAGCTCACAGTACATCGTTGCAAAATCAGATACTATGGAACTTGTTTACGCAAAGCGTGGACAAGCTGTTGATCTACCTGATGTCTTGTCCTCAGCGGGCATTCTGGGCCGTTACGATGGCTCAGTTGGTGGCCCTGATGTACAAAGATCAGCACATCAGCACCCTCCAAAAGCTGCTCAGCTTTTGGTTCGAATCTACCCTGTCCGAAAGCTCCGAAGACAACGAGAGCAACACTTCGCCACCACAGCAGTGCAGTGGAGATTCTAGTCCCATGCTGACGTCGGACCCGACTTCGGACTCATCCGATAATG GAAGTTCCAAAATGAACACCTCCATTAGCAAGGATCCGAGTGAGGCCGAGCAGGTTTCCCGAATGGGGACCGAGTTTCCGACGCAGATCATCGTGGCACGAGCCATCAAATCGCATCAGATATACCATCAAACGATGGGAACCACCTGCGCAGCTAAGCATCCAACACAACCAGCCCATCCGCATGATCCCAAGGCTCCGCTGGTGACGACCAATTCTCCTCCGGGTGTCGAGAACTCTACTGTAAGTCCCAAATTACCCAGCGATTTACACGCTTTTCAATCCCCCTTTCAGGTGCAGCCAAAACTCGCTACTTCAACCTCGTCTCCTACCGGTGCTCCGGCATCCAAAGTGGACACATCCCCAAAAACCTCCCCCAGTCCTCCCACTACTCCTTCGCCGGCTATATCTTGCAAAGATTTATCCGACGACCCCAAATCCCCTTCGTCCGGCCAAGAAAGCACCGGACCGTCCTCTACCACCGGCATCAAAAACCAAGCCTCTCTGTCGGAGACCTCCGACTGTGGTTACGGAACGCAAGCCGAAAAAGAATCCATCTCGACGTCCAGCAACGAAGACGATGGTCCCAACCAGAAGCCGCAGCATCAGAAACCTCCACCGAACCAGAAGCAGCGCTTCAACGCGGCCAACAAGCAACGCAACCCGGCCGCCGTTCCAGACAAGAAGGAACTCCGCCGCAAGAAGCTGGTCAAGCGAAGCAAGAGCAACAT AATCACCATGAAGGGACTGATACATCACGTCCCAACCGACGACGACATCTCCAACATATTGAAGGAGTTCACCGTCGACTTCCTGCTCAAAGGGTACGGCTTCCTGGTACAGGAACTCCACGCACAATTACTCTCAGACCTG GTGCAAATTGACACGTCGCACTTTTTCTGGCTGGTAACGTACTTCCTCAAGTTTGCCTCCCAGCTGGAGCTGGACATCGAGCACGTGAACACCGTGCTGTCGTACGACATCGTCTCGTACCTGACGTACGAGGGGGTGATGCTGTGCGAGCAGCTCGAGCAGCTGACGCGCGTTGCCCAGAACGACATCAAGCCCTGCCTGCGGCGGATTCATTTG GTCGTAACGGCAATCCGCGAGTTTCTGCAGGCCCTTGAAACCTACAAGAAAAGTTCCCACTTGACCAAG GAGGACCGGGAGTTGCTCAAAACGTTGCAGCTCCAAATTGGCAGCACGGACGATTTGAAGTGTTTGTTTGTGCTGCTGTTGCGCTGCTACAACCCGAGTTTGCAGAGCAAACAGTATCTGCAGGACCTGATTGTGACGAACCAcagtttgctgctgctgctggatggAATCCGGGACATTCCGGGCGCCAACGTGACGGACATGCTGTCCCACATTAGACA GTTTGCAACGGTTGAGATTATGCACCAGTACGGACTGATGCTGGAGGATTTCCGAGAAAATGGGGCGTTTGTGAACGATTGCATTTTCACCATGATGCACCACGTGGGTGGTGATTTGGGACTTATGAACGTGCTGTTCCAGCCGAAtatattgaaaacattttcactGATATGGGAAACTGAGTACGAGATATGTGAT GATTGGTCGGATTTGATTGAGTACGTCATCCACAAGTTCATCAACACGCCACAACCAAGCCCGCTAACGCTGACGAGCACGCTGCCAGACCTGAGCTCACAACTGCTGTCGAGTAATCTGATGAGCACGTGGACTCAGGAGGATAAGGATTCGCTCCAGTGGTACTACGTTCAGTGCAAGCAGAGCAAGTGTATGGTTGCCGATATCCTGCGACTGTTTGAGGAGAACGGAAACCAACAAAAGACTCGGGTATCGATTATCGAGCAGCTGTGGGAGCAGGACATTGTCACGTTGTCCCAGTACGATGAGTTGATGAAGCTGGAGAACCCGGACTACGAGCGGAACGTGCAAACGCCGGGCTTTTCTGTGGCCTCGGCCAAGTCGGAAAAAATGGACGACGATAACCGACCGTCATCCAAGGCGGTTGATGACATACAG GTACTGCGCGATCGATTGTTTAAGGAGAACAAAGGGAAGCTGGTTGTTTGGTTGCAAAAAAGTTTGCTTGACTGCTGTTTCGTGAAGCTCAATCTGCTCAGCGGGACCGTCGTGGTCATGGAACCTGTCCCTTATCATTGCATTC tgcaaaaaaaatccatccCCATCGTCCCCTGGAATTTGGAGCAGTTCAACGTGCTCTCGTATCAACCGTTCGTCCTACTGCTACACAAGCTGGGATTCCACCTGCCGGCCGACGCTCGCAAGATGTTCGTCCGGATCCCCGAGTTCTGGACCGCCGACATACTGTACAACATTGCCCTGAAGCTGGGACCGCTGGAAAAAT CCATCATCAAGTTCGACCTGAAGCACCTGAACAAGGCCCTCTCGATGGAGAAGCAAACCAAGAGCGAACCCTTCCCCGTGTCGGACGGCGTCATCAAGCCCGACATTTACGGCACCCTTGCAAGGTCGAATAAGTCAAATCCTGTTCGCag TGGATACACGCCGGATGTCACCACCAACTGGTTGCAGGTCGTGATGAGGAACAAGGCTGCGGCCGAAAGCGCCAG CAGCACACGAGCGATGGAAATTCCGGTGACGCCGCAGGTAATCGTGTCCACCGGCGCCACCCTCCACCCCTCCAACGGAACCACTGGAGGAGGAAAACCCGCGTCCCACCCTAAGCTGGCACACGACCTGTCCATCATCGTTGAGGCGGCGTCCAACGACGAACTGCCCGTGGGAgaggaagacgacgacgacgagttggATCGGTCCGATGGTCCCGCCCTGGCCGGGCATGACGTCGTCAG TGACTGTGAAACCGCATCGGTGGCCTCCGACCTTACCAGGATGTACGTCAGCGACGAGGAGGACAAGCACGACATCGTGCCGCAAATCCTGTAA
- the LOC6038912 gene encoding protein timeless isoform X10 — protein MEWLLANPQINSTFGSLGAVVDEVYLVSEDCLVNLEEIIGKLAVEDTTLRTFRRAIGFGQNVKNDIVPLLVHAKDSKILDPTIRLLVNLTVPAECLLPVDLVSKSEIGRHTIFELNKLLITSKEAFVDWKTTKAVIDYMKSILEKDSKLSIQNCDSINNCLLLLRNILHVPEVNTPGETKPAHSTSLQNQILWNLFTQSVDKLLIYLMSCPQRAFWAVTMAQLVALMYKDQHISTLQKLLSFWFESTLSESSEDNESNTSPPQQCSGDSSPMLTSDPTSDSSDNGSSKMNTSISKDPSEAEQVSRMGTEFPTQIIVARAIKSHQIYHQTMGTTCAAKHPTQPAHPHDPKAPLVTTNSPPGVENSTVQPKLATSTSSPTGAPASKVDTSPKTSPSPPTTPSPAISCKDLSDDPKSPSSGQESTGPSSTTGIKNQASLSETSDCGYGTQAEKESISTSSNEDDGPNQKPQHQKPPPNQKQRFNAANKQRNPAAVPDKKELRRKKLVKRSKSNIITMKGLIHHVPTDDDISNILKEFTVDFLLKGYGFLVQELHAQLLSDLQVQIDTSHFFWLVTYFLKFASQLELDIEHVNTVLSYDIVSYLTYEGVMLCEQLEQLTRVAQNDIKPCLRRIHLVVTAIREFLQALETYKKSSHLTKEDRELLKTLQLQIGSTDDLKCLFVLLLRCYNPSLQSKQYLQDLIVTNHSLLLLLDGIRDIPGANVTDMLSHIRQFATVEIMHQYGLMLEDFRENGAFVNDCIFTMMHHVGGDLGLMNVLFQPNILKTFSLIWETEYEICDFIHMNQDWSDLIEYVIHKFINTPQPSPLTLTSTLPDLSSQLLSSNLMSTWTQEDKDSLQWYYVQCKQSKCMVADILRLFEENGNQQKTRVSIIEQLWEQDIVTLSQYDELMKLENPDYERNVQTPGFSVASAKSEKMDDDNRPSSKAVDDIQVLRDRLFKENKGKLVVWLQKSLLDCCFVKLNLLSGTVVVMEPVPYHCILQKKSIPIVPWNLEQFNVLSYQPFVLLLHKLGFHLPADARKMFVRIPEFWTADILYNIALKLGPLEKSIIKFDLKHLNKALSMEKQTKSEPFPVSDGVIKPDIYGTLARSNKSNPVRSGYTPDVTTNWLQVVMRNKAAAESASSTRAMEIPVTPQVIVSTGATLHPSNGTTGGGKPASHPKLAHDLSIIVEAASNDELPVGEEDDDDELDRSDGPALAGHDVVSDCETASVASDLTRMYVSDEEDKHDIVPQIL, from the exons ATGGAATGGTTGCTAGCGAATCCGCAGATTAACAGCACTTTTGGTTCGCTCGGTGCAGTCGTGGATGAAGTGTACCTGGTGAGTGAGGACTGTCTCGTGAATCTGGAGGAAATTATCGGCAAATTGGCCGTCGAAGATACTACGCTGAGAACATTCCGAAGGGCGATTGGGTTTGGTCAGAATGTTAAGAACGATATTGTCCCGTTGTTGGTTCATGCCAAGGATTCTAAGATTCTCGATCCGACAATTCGGTTACTGGTGAATCTGACCGTGCCGGCGGAATGCTTACTTCCGGTGGATCTGGTCTCCAAGTCGGAGATTGGACGCCACACCATTTTCGAGTTGAACAAACTGCTCATAACCAGCAAGGAAGCGTTTGTCGACTGGAAAACAACCAAGGCAGTTATCGATTATATGAAGTCCATCCTCGAGAAGGACAGCAAGctatcgattcagaattgtgacAGTATTAACAATTGTTTGTTGCTATTACGGAACATTCTGCATGTTCCTGAGGTGAACACGCCTGGTGAAACGAAGCCAGCTCACAGTACATCGTTGCAAAATCAGATACTATGGAACTTGTTTACGCAAAGCGTGGACAAGCTGTTGATCTACCTGATGTCTTGTCCTCAGCGGGCATTCTGGGCCGTTACGATGGCTCAGTTGGTGGCCCTGATGTACAAAGATCAGCACATCAGCACCCTCCAAAAGCTGCTCAGCTTTTGGTTCGAATCTACCCTGTCCGAAAGCTCCGAAGACAACGAGAGCAACACTTCGCCACCACAGCAGTGCAGTGGAGATTCTAGTCCCATGCTGACGTCGGACCCGACTTCGGACTCATCCGATAATG GAAGTTCCAAAATGAACACCTCCATTAGCAAGGATCCGAGTGAGGCCGAGCAGGTTTCCCGAATGGGGACCGAGTTTCCGACGCAGATCATCGTGGCACGAGCCATCAAATCGCATCAGATATACCATCAAACGATGGGAACCACCTGCGCAGCTAAGCATCCAACACAACCAGCCCATCCGCATGATCCCAAGGCTCCGCTGGTGACGACCAATTCTCCTCCGGGTGTCGAGAACTCTACT GTGCAGCCAAAACTCGCTACTTCAACCTCGTCTCCTACCGGTGCTCCGGCATCCAAAGTGGACACATCCCCAAAAACCTCCCCCAGTCCTCCCACTACTCCTTCGCCGGCTATATCTTGCAAAGATTTATCCGACGACCCCAAATCCCCTTCGTCCGGCCAAGAAAGCACCGGACCGTCCTCTACCACCGGCATCAAAAACCAAGCCTCTCTGTCGGAGACCTCCGACTGTGGTTACGGAACGCAAGCCGAAAAAGAATCCATCTCGACGTCCAGCAACGAAGACGATGGTCCCAACCAGAAGCCGCAGCATCAGAAACCTCCACCGAACCAGAAGCAGCGCTTCAACGCGGCCAACAAGCAACGCAACCCGGCCGCCGTTCCAGACAAGAAGGAACTCCGCCGCAAGAAGCTGGTCAAGCGAAGCAAGAGCAACAT AATCACCATGAAGGGACTGATACATCACGTCCCAACCGACGACGACATCTCCAACATATTGAAGGAGTTCACCGTCGACTTCCTGCTCAAAGGGTACGGCTTCCTGGTACAGGAACTCCACGCACAATTACTCTCAGACCTG CAGGTGCAAATTGACACGTCGCACTTTTTCTGGCTGGTAACGTACTTCCTCAAGTTTGCCTCCCAGCTGGAGCTGGACATCGAGCACGTGAACACCGTGCTGTCGTACGACATCGTCTCGTACCTGACGTACGAGGGGGTGATGCTGTGCGAGCAGCTCGAGCAGCTGACGCGCGTTGCCCAGAACGACATCAAGCCCTGCCTGCGGCGGATTCATTTG GTCGTAACGGCAATCCGCGAGTTTCTGCAGGCCCTTGAAACCTACAAGAAAAGTTCCCACTTGACCAAG GAGGACCGGGAGTTGCTCAAAACGTTGCAGCTCCAAATTGGCAGCACGGACGATTTGAAGTGTTTGTTTGTGCTGCTGTTGCGCTGCTACAACCCGAGTTTGCAGAGCAAACAGTATCTGCAGGACCTGATTGTGACGAACCAcagtttgctgctgctgctggatggAATCCGGGACATTCCGGGCGCCAACGTGACGGACATGCTGTCCCACATTAGACA GTTTGCAACGGTTGAGATTATGCACCAGTACGGACTGATGCTGGAGGATTTCCGAGAAAATGGGGCGTTTGTGAACGATTGCATTTTCACCATGATGCACCACGTGGGTGGTGATTTGGGACTTATGAACGTGCTGTTCCAGCCGAAtatattgaaaacattttcactGATATGGGAAACTGAGTACGAGATATGTGAT TTTATTCACATGAATCAGGATTGGTCGGATTTGATTGAGTACGTCATCCACAAGTTCATCAACACGCCACAACCAAGCCCGCTAACGCTGACGAGCACGCTGCCAGACCTGAGCTCACAACTGCTGTCGAGTAATCTGATGAGCACGTGGACTCAGGAGGATAAGGATTCGCTCCAGTGGTACTACGTTCAGTGCAAGCAGAGCAAGTGTATGGTTGCCGATATCCTGCGACTGTTTGAGGAGAACGGAAACCAACAAAAGACTCGGGTATCGATTATCGAGCAGCTGTGGGAGCAGGACATTGTCACGTTGTCCCAGTACGATGAGTTGATGAAGCTGGAGAACCCGGACTACGAGCGGAACGTGCAAACGCCGGGCTTTTCTGTGGCCTCGGCCAAGTCGGAAAAAATGGACGACGATAACCGACCGTCATCCAAGGCGGTTGATGACATACAG GTACTGCGCGATCGATTGTTTAAGGAGAACAAAGGGAAGCTGGTTGTTTGGTTGCAAAAAAGTTTGCTTGACTGCTGTTTCGTGAAGCTCAATCTGCTCAGCGGGACCGTCGTGGTCATGGAACCTGTCCCTTATCATTGCATTC tgcaaaaaaaatccatccCCATCGTCCCCTGGAATTTGGAGCAGTTCAACGTGCTCTCGTATCAACCGTTCGTCCTACTGCTACACAAGCTGGGATTCCACCTGCCGGCCGACGCTCGCAAGATGTTCGTCCGGATCCCCGAGTTCTGGACCGCCGACATACTGTACAACATTGCCCTGAAGCTGGGACCGCTGGAAAAAT CCATCATCAAGTTCGACCTGAAGCACCTGAACAAGGCCCTCTCGATGGAGAAGCAAACCAAGAGCGAACCCTTCCCCGTGTCGGACGGCGTCATCAAGCCCGACATTTACGGCACCCTTGCAAGGTCGAATAAGTCAAATCCTGTTCGCag TGGATACACGCCGGATGTCACCACCAACTGGTTGCAGGTCGTGATGAGGAACAAGGCTGCGGCCGAAAGCGCCAG CAGCACACGAGCGATGGAAATTCCGGTGACGCCGCAGGTAATCGTGTCCACCGGCGCCACCCTCCACCCCTCCAACGGAACCACTGGAGGAGGAAAACCCGCGTCCCACCCTAAGCTGGCACACGACCTGTCCATCATCGTTGAGGCGGCGTCCAACGACGAACTGCCCGTGGGAgaggaagacgacgacgacgagttggATCGGTCCGATGGTCCCGCCCTGGCCGGGCATGACGTCGTCAG TGACTGTGAAACCGCATCGGTGGCCTCCGACCTTACCAGGATGTACGTCAGCGACGAGGAGGACAAGCACGACATCGTGCCGCAAATCCTGTAA